GCGGCTGGTCCGCTGCGGCGCGCTGCCCGCGCTGTCGGTGGGATACCGTCCGCTGGCGGTGCGCCAGGGCGCGCGGCGCGAATTGCTGCGCGTCGCGCTGGCCGAGGTGAGCCTGGTCGCGGTGCCGATGCAGCCGCTCGCCCGGATCGATCGCGTCGGCTGACGCGACACGAGTTTCAATGAGGAGAAAAGGCATGGACGTGGTCGACAGGCCGGCGCTGGATGGCGCGCGGGTGGAAGAGAACGGGGCGTTCGCGGGGTTCGTGCGGACCGGCGCGACGATCGAGATGAAGGCGTTCACCGGGGTCAGCGGCGATGCCGGCGGCTATGCGGTGCCGCGCGAGATCGACCGCGACATCGCCGCGGTGATGAAGAGCATCTCACCGATCCGTGGCATCGCCAACGTGGTGCAGGTGGGATCGGCGGGCTATCGCAAGCTCATCACCTCCGGCGGGACGCCGTCGGGCTGGGCGGCGGAAACCGCGGCGCGGCCCGAGACGGCGACCCCGGTCTTTGCGGAACTCGCGCCGCCGATGGGCGAGTTGTACGCCAACCCGAGCGCGAGCCAGGCGATGCTGGACGATGCGGCGTTCGACGTCGAGGCGTGGCTGGCCGAGGAGATCGCGCGCGAATTCGCCAAGGCGGAGGGCGCGGCGTTCGTCAACGGCAACGGCGTCAACCGGCCGCGCGGGTTCCTGCAGGCGCCGACATCCGCGGCGAAGGACGGCGTGCGGCCGATCGGCACGCTGCAACATCTCAGCACGGGGACGGCGGGCGATTTCGGCGCGAATGCGGACGAGCGGCTGATCGACCTGGTCCAGGCGCTGCGCGCGCCGTACCGGCAGGGCGCGTGCTTCGTGATGAACGCCGCGACGCTGGCCCGCATCCGCAAGCTGAAGACGGGCGACGGCACGCCGCTGTGGCAGCCGAGCCTGGTGGCGGGGCAGCCGGCGAGCCTGCTCGGCTATCCGGTGGTCGAGGCGGAGGACATGCCCGACATCGCGGCGAACAGCCCGTCGATCGCGTTCGGCAATTTCCGCGCCGGCTATCTGATCGCGGAGCGCGGCGAGACCGCGATCCTGCGCGATCCCTACAGCAACAAGCCGTTCGTCGGCTTCTACGCGACGCGGCGGATCGGCGGCTGCGTCGCCGACAGCGAGGCGATCAAGCTGCTGAAGTTCGCGGCCTGATCGCCTGCGCGGGGGCGCCCGGCGGACGGGCGGCCCCGCCATGGGGCGGCAACACGGGGGAGGATGGCATGGGCGAGGGGGCGTTTCCCGCCGCCACGGTCGCGGCGGCGGCCGCGGCGGCGGGACAGTATCTGCGCGTCGAGGCGGAAGGCGTGATGCTGCGCTGCGCCGAGACGGCGCTGTCGCTGGCGGAGCAATTCTGCGCGCGGACGTGGATTAGGCGAGGGCACGAGGAGGTGCTGGGCATCGCCCCCGCGTGGCAGCGGCTGGCGCACGATCCGGTCGCGAGCATCACGGCGGCGACGGGCCTGCCCGCGGAGGGCGCGCCCTTCGCGCTGCCGGTGGCGGCCTATGCCGTCGACATCGATGCGGACGGCATCGGCCGGGTGCGCGTGCTCGCGCCCGGTGCGGCAGGGCGGGTGACGGTGCGATACGTCGCGGGCGCGGGGGCGTGGGACGATCTGCCCCCGCCGGTCGCGAGCGGCGTCGTGCTGCTCGCGGCGCATCTGTTCGAACATCGCGAGGGCGAGGCGATGCCGCCGGCGGCGGTGTCCGCGCTGTGGCGGCCGTTCCGGCGGGGGCGGTTGTGACGGAGATGGTTGGGATGGGTGGGGCGGCGGTATTGCGCGCGGCGGTGCTGCGCCAGCTGGCGCCCTTGCGCGCGTTCGATGCGCCGCCGGCGCGCGCGGCGACCCCCTATGCGGTGGTCGGCGAGCCGGTGCTGGCGGCGATCGATGCGGCGGGGGTGAGCGGGCGCGGCGGCACGATCGTGATCGCGGGCGAGGACGAGGGCGAGGCGCCCGAGCGGCTCCGCCGGCTGCTCGCCGGGGTCGAGGCGGCGATGGAGGCGATGCCCGCCGACCTCGGCACCGGCGGGTGGCGGCTGGCGAGCGTACGGCTGGCGCGCAGCCGGATCGCGGGCAAGGGCCGCCGATGGACGGGGATGAGCGAGTTCGCGGTGCGATTGTACCGGCTGAACGGGTGATCGGGCAGGCACCGCGTCCGCGCGGTGGATCAAATTCTGGGAGGAGACATGGGCATGGCGGTGGAACGGGGCAGCGCGTTCCTGCTCAAGATCGGCGACGGCGGGGTGACCCCGGCGTTCGCGACGGTCGCGGGGCTGCGCACGACGCAATTGAGCATCAACGGCGAAGCGGTGGTGGTGACCACCAAGGATTCAGGGGGCTGGCGCCAATTGCTGTCGGGCGCGGGCGTGCGCAGCGTCAGCGTGTCGGGGGCGGGCGTGTTCACCGGATCGGCGGCGGAGGGCCGCATCC
This portion of the Sphingomonas sp. FARSPH genome encodes:
- the gp17 gene encoding tail completion protein gp17 → MVGMGGAAVLRAAVLRQLAPLRAFDAPPARAATPYAVVGEPVLAAIDAAGVSGRGGTIVIAGEDEGEAPERLRRLLAGVEAAMEAMPADLGTGGWRLASVRLARSRIAGKGRRWTGMSEFAVRLYRLNG
- a CDS encoding phage major tail protein, TP901-1 family gives rise to the protein MAVERGSAFLLKIGDGGVTPAFATVAGLRTTQLSINGEAVVVTTKDSGGWRQLLSGAGVRSVSVSGAGVFTGSAAEGRIRGNALAGTIDDYRLSFEGGDSMTGRFLVTRLDYAGDFNGERSYTLSLESAGPVVAA
- a CDS encoding phage major capsid protein encodes the protein MRRKGMDVVDRPALDGARVEENGAFAGFVRTGATIEMKAFTGVSGDAGGYAVPREIDRDIAAVMKSISPIRGIANVVQVGSAGYRKLITSGGTPSGWAAETAARPETATPVFAELAPPMGELYANPSASQAMLDDAAFDVEAWLAEEIAREFAKAEGAAFVNGNGVNRPRGFLQAPTSAAKDGVRPIGTLQHLSTGTAGDFGANADERLIDLVQALRAPYRQGACFVMNAATLARIRKLKTGDGTPLWQPSLVAGQPASLLGYPVVEAEDMPDIAANSPSIAFGNFRAGYLIAERGETAILRDPYSNKPFVGFYATRRIGGCVADSEAIKLLKFAA